One genomic segment of Chitinibacter sp. FCG-7 includes these proteins:
- a CDS encoding carbonic anhydrase: MPTFRLAALLCSSVFLFPGISLASSASTTNHGKTKHAAPHDPSHWGYEGSTGAEHWGNMKPEFALCKSGTQQSPINISEVYSQSLDKLQFDYQPSKLNIQNNGHTIQLNYDPGSFLMVGQDKYQLLQFHFHTPSEEAVGGKRYPMVAHMVHRNDAGQLAVVAVLINQGKSEHALIRQFWAKLPGEHYETRIFDQNKYSAANLLPGNQAYWTFMGSLTTPPCTEGVRWFVLKQPIHLSAQQISRFKREFAMNARPLQSLFERAVIDSGQ; encoded by the coding sequence ATGCCAACCTTCCGCCTTGCCGCACTGCTCTGTAGCAGCGTGTTTTTATTCCCCGGTATATCACTGGCCAGCAGCGCCAGCACCACCAATCACGGCAAGACCAAGCATGCCGCACCGCATGATCCATCACACTGGGGCTACGAAGGCAGCACAGGGGCCGAGCACTGGGGCAATATGAAACCTGAATTTGCTCTGTGCAAATCGGGCACCCAGCAATCACCCATCAATATCAGCGAAGTGTATTCGCAGTCACTCGATAAGCTGCAGTTTGACTACCAGCCCAGCAAACTGAATATCCAAAACAATGGGCACACGATTCAGCTCAATTACGATCCGGGCAGTTTTTTGATGGTGGGCCAGGATAAATATCAGCTGCTGCAATTTCACTTTCACACGCCAAGCGAAGAGGCCGTAGGCGGCAAGCGTTATCCTATGGTTGCGCATATGGTGCACAGGAATGATGCGGGCCAATTGGCCGTGGTCGCCGTACTGATCAATCAGGGCAAGAGCGAGCATGCGCTGATTCGACAATTCTGGGCCAAATTGCCAGGTGAGCACTATGAAACGCGGATTTTTGACCAGAACAAGTACAGTGCGGCCAATCTGCTGCCGGGCAATCAGGCCTACTGGACCTTCATGGGTTCATTAACCACCCCGCCGTGCACTGAAGGCGTACGCTGGTTTGTTTTAAAGCAGCCCATTCATCTGTCAGCCCAGCAAATCAGCCGCTTCAAGCGGGAATTTGCAATGAATGCCCGCCCCTTGCAAAGTTTGTTTGAACGGGCCGTTATCGATAGCGGCCAATAA
- the ung gene encoding uracil-DNA glycosylase: MNLSSLIPADWQAPLAQALSHPKIASLERYLAQEITEQQIFPPRECWFNALATLSPAQVKVVILGQDPYHGAGEAHGLAFSVPHGVKTPPSLRNIWQELARDFGLTPPQHGNLAGWAEQGVLLLNTSLTVRADCAGSHGKLGWEVITNAVIEHLAHTQRNLVFVLWGAHAQKRVALIDESQHCVLKSAHPSPLSAYRGFLGCGHFSAANAYLAEHNKTPIDWARAHVIGQV, encoded by the coding sequence ATGAATTTGTCGTCATTGATTCCTGCTGACTGGCAGGCGCCACTCGCTCAAGCATTATCCCACCCCAAAATCGCCAGTCTGGAGCGCTATCTGGCGCAGGAAATCACTGAGCAGCAGATTTTCCCTCCGCGTGAGTGCTGGTTTAATGCGCTGGCGACCTTGTCTCCAGCGCAGGTGAAAGTGGTCATTCTGGGGCAAGACCCTTATCACGGCGCAGGCGAAGCGCACGGGCTGGCTTTTTCTGTGCCGCATGGCGTGAAAACGCCGCCATCTTTGCGCAATATCTGGCAGGAACTGGCGCGCGATTTTGGCCTGACGCCGCCGCAGCATGGCAATCTGGCTGGCTGGGCAGAGCAGGGCGTTTTATTGCTTAATACCTCGCTGACTGTGCGTGCTGATTGTGCCGGATCGCACGGCAAGCTGGGTTGGGAGGTGATTACCAATGCGGTCATCGAGCATCTGGCACACACGCAGCGCAATCTTGTTTTTGTATTATGGGGCGCGCATGCGCAGAAGCGGGTAGCCCTGATTGATGAATCACAGCATTGCGTGCTCAAATCGGCGCATCCATCGCCCTTGTCGGCGTATCGGGGTTTTCTGGGCTGCGGCCATTTTTCTGCCGCAAATGCCTATCTGGCCGAACACAATAAAACGCCGATTGACTGGGCTCGTGCTCACGTTATCGGGCAGGTTTGA
- a CDS encoding ROK family protein — translation MNLIAFDIGGTQIKYGIVDETGQVLSAELCDTPKLDGGAGLLKVLIALAEPLKAAYQPAGIAISSFGLIDAKNGAVLGAAEAIDGYTGTQVKAELEAALQLPVAIDNDVNCVAIAEGWRGAAQGVENYIAVAIGTGIGGGIVINDRIYRGHRAAAGEWGYMLVDGLIWEDYASMRGLQHRVQALDTGRSLDGRAIFALYDQGDAQISQVVDQWFAFLATGLANLIYALNPERLVIGGGITARGPVFLAELCAAVDKVLLPDFKNMSQIVLASAGNHAGMIGAVKNWLNTYPVAVR, via the coding sequence ATGAATCTAATTGCTTTTGATATTGGCGGTACGCAAATCAAATACGGCATCGTGGATGAAACCGGGCAGGTATTGTCTGCCGAGCTATGTGACACGCCCAAGCTGGACGGTGGCGCGGGTCTGCTCAAGGTGCTGATTGCGCTGGCCGAGCCACTCAAGGCGGCCTATCAGCCCGCCGGGATAGCGATCAGCAGTTTTGGGCTGATTGACGCTAAAAACGGCGCTGTACTTGGCGCAGCCGAAGCGATTGATGGCTACACCGGCACGCAAGTCAAAGCCGAGCTGGAAGCGGCCTTGCAATTGCCTGTGGCGATTGATAATGACGTTAATTGCGTTGCGATTGCTGAAGGTTGGCGCGGCGCGGCACAAGGCGTGGAAAACTATATTGCCGTTGCCATCGGCACCGGCATCGGCGGCGGCATTGTCATTAATGACCGCATTTACCGAGGTCACCGTGCAGCCGCAGGCGAATGGGGCTATATGCTGGTCGATGGCCTGATCTGGGAAGACTACGCGTCCATGCGCGGCTTGCAGCATCGGGTGCAGGCGCTGGATACGGGCCGCTCGCTCGATGGTCGCGCCATTTTTGCCCTGTACGATCAGGGTGACGCGCAAATTAGCCAGGTCGTTGATCAATGGTTTGCCTTTCTGGCGACAGGGCTGGCCAATTTGATCTATGCACTCAACCCGGAGCGGCTGGTGATTGGCGGTGGCATCACCGCGCGTGGCCCGGTGTTTCTGGCCGAGCTGTGCGCTGCGGTGGATAAGGTTTTGCTACCCGATTTTAAAAACATGAGCCAGATCGTGCTCGCCAGTGCGGGCAATCATGCCGGCATGATTGGTGCGGTGAAAAACTGGCTCAATACCTATCCCGTAGCGGTACGTTAA
- a CDS encoding glycoside hydrolase family 9 protein: MKIILNHLGFEPRGRKAAIIDAPADVLNGKSFTVYDASTRLAVHRGSILPQGTVANWTHDGKKRHYWQADFSALDTVGEYFIAVDEMQPPLVSNTFKIAAHLLGELLISDIVHYIKGQRCTGIFDVADRAAPVVESDKVRDVHGGWYDASGDTSKYMSHLSFAQYMNPQQTPQVVWNLIDGLQQFPACPVWIEDHIKLDLIPDDAEKIAFFNKWFYERITDEACHGADFLLRMQDETGFFYMTQFDQWSKDPARRSLCEYKTNKGDKYATYQSAYRQGGGAAIAALARASSLDRDGDFSRADYLAGAKKAFADLEKNNLAYLEDGVENIIDDYCALLAASELLAASGDAQYQTTAELRVNKLLARQQAEGWFVADHAGQRSFFHAAEAGLPYIALMRFIEVCPTSALVEQIKSALRKAYQYEFKITFAEVNNPFGYPRQYVMQQGVQGNTQFFIPHDNGTGYWWQGENARLGSIAAAAARAQVLFANETELVQQLARYEQAVLDWVLGNNPFDACMLQGWGRNNPRYEPGFFNAPGGVCNGITSGLDDETDIDFRPSEIATMANSWRWTEQWMPHAAWLYLALCTRIKTTATL, from the coding sequence TTGAAAATCATTCTAAATCACCTCGGTTTCGAACCGCGTGGCCGTAAAGCCGCCATTATTGATGCGCCTGCTGATGTACTCAATGGTAAATCCTTTACCGTATATGATGCTAGCACGCGTCTGGCTGTTCATCGTGGCTCAATACTCCCGCAGGGTACTGTGGCCAACTGGACGCATGATGGCAAGAAACGCCATTACTGGCAGGCTGATTTTTCCGCACTCGATACCGTGGGCGAATATTTTATTGCGGTTGACGAAATGCAGCCGCCACTGGTGTCGAATACATTCAAAATCGCAGCGCACCTGTTGGGCGAGTTGCTGATTTCCGACATCGTGCACTACATCAAAGGCCAGCGTTGCACCGGCATTTTTGACGTCGCTGACCGGGCTGCGCCGGTGGTCGAGTCGGACAAAGTACGCGATGTGCACGGTGGCTGGTACGACGCTTCGGGCGATACCTCAAAATACATGTCGCATCTATCCTTTGCGCAGTACATGAATCCGCAGCAAACACCGCAAGTTGTCTGGAATCTGATCGACGGTTTGCAGCAATTTCCTGCGTGCCCGGTGTGGATTGAAGACCATATCAAACTGGATTTAATCCCCGACGACGCGGAAAAAATCGCCTTTTTTAATAAATGGTTTTACGAGCGTATTACCGACGAAGCCTGCCACGGTGCCGATTTCCTGCTGCGTATGCAGGACGAAACGGGCTTTTTCTATATGACGCAGTTCGACCAGTGGAGCAAAGATCCGGCTCGCCGCTCGCTGTGCGAATACAAAACCAATAAGGGCGATAAATACGCCACGTATCAATCGGCGTATCGTCAGGGCGGCGGCGCGGCAATTGCTGCGCTGGCGCGCGCTTCAAGCTTGGATCGTGACGGCGACTTTAGCCGCGCGGATTATCTGGCGGGCGCGAAAAAAGCTTTTGCCGATCTGGAAAAAAATAACCTCGCTTACCTTGAGGACGGCGTTGAAAATATCATCGATGACTACTGCGCTTTGCTCGCAGCCAGTGAGCTATTGGCCGCCAGCGGCGATGCGCAATACCAGACCACTGCCGAGTTGCGGGTAAACAAGCTGCTGGCCCGCCAGCAGGCTGAGGGCTGGTTTGTTGCCGATCATGCCGGCCAGCGCAGCTTCTTCCACGCCGCTGAAGCGGGCTTGCCGTATATCGCGCTGATGCGCTTTATCGAAGTTTGCCCAACCAGCGCCCTAGTCGAGCAAATCAAGTCGGCGCTGCGCAAAGCGTATCAGTATGAATTCAAGATTACCTTTGCTGAAGTAAATAACCCCTTCGGGTATCCGCGTCAATACGTTATGCAGCAAGGTGTACAGGGCAATACCCAGTTTTTTATTCCGCATGACAATGGTACGGGCTACTGGTGGCAGGGCGAGAATGCGCGGCTGGGATCGATTGCCGCTGCGGCTGCGCGTGCACAAGTGCTGTTTGCCAATGAAACCGAGCTTGTTCAGCAGTTAGCTCGCTATGAGCAAGCAGTGCTCGATTGGGTGCTGGGGAATAATCCGTTTGATGCCTGCATGCTGCAAGGCTGGGGCCGCAATAATCCGCGTTACGAGCCGGGCTTCTTTAATGCGCCGGGTGGTGTTTGCAACGGGATTACCAGCGGGCTGGATGATGAAACCGACATCGATTTCCGTCCAAGCGAGATCGCGACCATGGCCAATAGCTGGCGCTGGACCGAGCAATGGATGCCGCACGCAGCGTGGCTGTACCTCGCCCTATGTACGCGGATTAAAACGACAGCAACTCTTTAA
- the rfaD gene encoding ADP-glyceromanno-heptose 6-epimerase, producing MAIIVTGAAGFIGSNIIKALNERGETDIIAVDNLTRGDKFRNLADLQIAHYLDKHDFIEELATGTFDGMVSAVLHQGACSDTMEHNGKYMMDNNYQYTLSLFEWCQAEEVQFLYASSAATYGNGENGFIETPDCEQPLNVYGYSKLLFDQVLRQRIAAGEITAQVAGFRYFNVYGPREWHKERMASVAFHHFNQYRANGKVKLFGEYGGYPAGGHTRDFVSVEDIVKVNLWFLENPEVCGIYNVGTGRSQPFNDIAITAVNTCRAFEGKPALSLDEMLAQGILEYTEFPEALKGKYQCFTEADLTLLREAGYQDKFLTVEEGVKRYVESLLGLR from the coding sequence ATGGCGATCATCGTTACCGGCGCAGCCGGTTTTATCGGCTCGAACATCATCAAGGCGCTCAATGAGCGCGGCGAAACCGACATTATTGCCGTCGACAACCTGACTCGCGGTGATAAATTCCGCAATCTGGCCGATCTGCAAATTGCGCATTACCTCGACAAGCACGACTTTATCGAAGAGCTCGCCACTGGCACATTCGATGGCATGGTCAGCGCGGTGCTGCATCAGGGCGCTTGCTCGGATACGATGGAGCACAACGGCAAGTACATGATGGACAACAACTATCAGTACACGCTGAGCCTATTTGAATGGTGTCAGGCCGAAGAGGTGCAGTTTCTCTATGCGTCGTCGGCAGCGACCTATGGCAATGGCGAAAACGGCTTTATCGAAACCCCTGATTGTGAGCAGCCACTGAATGTTTATGGCTACTCCAAGCTGCTCTTCGATCAGGTGTTGCGTCAGCGCATTGCGGCGGGTGAGATTACCGCGCAAGTGGCCGGTTTCCGTTATTTCAACGTCTACGGTCCGCGTGAATGGCATAAAGAACGCATGGCGTCGGTCGCTTTCCACCATTTCAACCAGTATCGTGCCAATGGCAAAGTCAAACTGTTTGGCGAATACGGTGGTTATCCGGCTGGCGGCCACACGCGCGATTTCGTGTCGGTTGAAGACATTGTCAAAGTGAACCTGTGGTTTCTGGAAAACCCGGAAGTGTGCGGCATTTACAATGTCGGCACCGGCCGTTCGCAGCCGTTTAACGATATTGCGATTACCGCAGTCAATACTTGCCGTGCGTTTGAGGGCAAGCCAGCGCTCTCGCTTGACGAAATGCTGGCGCAAGGGATTTTGGAATACACCGAGTTTCCCGAGGCGCTGAAAGGCAAATATCAGTGCTTTACCGAAGCCGATCTGACCTTGCTGCGCGAGGCCGGTTATCAGGACAAATTCCTGACGGTTGAAGAGGGCGTCAAACGCTACGTTGAAAGCCTGCTGGGTTTGCGCTAG
- a CDS encoding DUF4124 domain-containing protein, with the protein MRMTTWLLLAASLGTILSAQAQVYKWVDANGRVIYSDQPPPAGVAKAKTVNVKDTAVTSVAAPKKADASAVQASAPQTASAPAPSPKPVRDEAACSQAQKRLSFLNNAKLFKERNEKGQLEFLDAERKKQEIAEKQAFIEKNCR; encoded by the coding sequence ATGCGTATGACTACATGGCTTTTGCTGGCGGCCAGCCTTGGCACCATTTTGAGTGCGCAGGCTCAGGTGTATAAATGGGTCGATGCCAATGGGCGCGTTATTTATTCGGATCAGCCTCCGCCTGCTGGTGTGGCCAAGGCCAAGACGGTGAATGTCAAAGATACCGCGGTGACCAGTGTGGCGGCGCCCAAAAAGGCCGATGCTTCGGCAGTGCAAGCCTCTGCACCGCAAACTGCAAGCGCGCCAGCGCCTAGCCCAAAACCCGTGCGCGATGAAGCAGCGTGCTCGCAGGCACAGAAAAGGCTGAGCTTTTTGAATAATGCAAAACTGTTTAAAGAGCGTAACGAGAAAGGCCAGCTGGAGTTTCTGGATGCCGAGCGGAAAAAACAGGAAATAGCCGAAAAGCAGGCGTTTATCGAGAAAAACTGTCGATAA
- a CDS encoding MFS transporter translates to MSQPQHQDNQFDLLRQRCFLPLFLTQFLGAFNDNLFKNAFLVLVTFHGLAMMGMNAQTIVNLSAGIFMLPFFLFSALAGQLAEKYDKAVLARWIKALEIWIMLAAGAGFIWHNASLLMFCLFLMGIHSALFGPLKYSVLPQYLKEQELLGGNGLIEMGTFIAILLGQIAGTMIVQSGGSADSGSTGEAMIVFACVGVAIVGYFTSRAMPSAPPTAPELKINWNIFSETVAIVRHVKQNKTVFNSLLGISWFWFFGAVYLTQFPDFAKSVLHGNADVYTLLMAVFSLGVGLGSVLCEKLSGRQIELGLVPFGSIGLSLFGIDLYFATANLLPNQYTLEGFVSYWAHWRVLGDILLIGVFGGFFIVPLYALIQTRTEREFTSRAIAANNILNSLFMVIASLMSIALLSAGFSLRELLLIVAILNIIVAVYIYTLIPEFLMRFLIWMLTHTLYRVRKTGLEHIPQQGAAVLVCNHVSYMDALVIAGSIRRPVRFVMDYQIYKIPLFNFIFRTAGTIPIGTAKENPEIKEAAFTAIADALAAGDLVAIFPEGRITNNGEMYRFMPGIERILKESPVPVIPMALQGLWGSFFSRKDGAAMMKIPRRLFARIGLVIDTPIAAEQADRQTLEDQVRRLRGEQQ, encoded by the coding sequence ATGAGCCAGCCCCAGCATCAGGACAACCAGTTTGATCTACTCCGTCAGCGGTGTTTCCTGCCCTTGTTTCTGACCCAGTTTCTGGGCGCGTTTAACGACAATCTGTTTAAAAATGCATTTCTGGTACTGGTGACATTTCACGGCCTGGCCATGATGGGCATGAATGCGCAAACGATTGTGAATCTGAGCGCTGGTATTTTCATGCTGCCGTTTTTTCTGTTTTCCGCGCTGGCAGGCCAACTGGCCGAGAAATACGACAAGGCGGTGTTGGCACGCTGGATCAAGGCGCTGGAAATCTGGATTATGCTGGCCGCTGGCGCTGGCTTTATCTGGCATAACGCCTCATTGCTGATGTTCTGCCTGTTTCTGATGGGCATCCATTCCGCGCTGTTTGGTCCACTCAAGTATTCGGTGTTGCCGCAATACCTCAAAGAGCAGGAGCTACTGGGTGGCAATGGCCTGATTGAAATGGGCACTTTTATTGCCATTTTGCTCGGCCAGATTGCCGGCACAATGATTGTGCAATCCGGTGGCTCAGCTGATTCGGGCAGTACCGGCGAAGCCATGATTGTCTTTGCCTGCGTCGGCGTGGCCATCGTCGGCTACTTCACCAGCCGCGCCATGCCCTCTGCCCCCCCCACCGCGCCAGAGCTGAAAATTAACTGGAATATTTTCAGTGAAACGGTCGCAATCGTCCGGCATGTCAAGCAAAACAAAACCGTTTTCAATTCACTGCTGGGCATTTCCTGGTTCTGGTTTTTTGGCGCCGTTTACCTGACGCAATTTCCAGATTTTGCCAAATCGGTACTGCACGGCAATGCCGATGTGTATACCTTGCTGATGGCGGTTTTCTCGCTGGGTGTGGGGCTGGGCTCGGTATTGTGTGAAAAACTCTCAGGCCGCCAGATTGAGCTGGGGCTGGTGCCGTTTGGCTCGATTGGCTTGTCGCTATTTGGCATTGATTTGTATTTTGCCACGGCCAATTTACTGCCAAACCAATATACCCTGGAGGGGTTTGTCTCGTACTGGGCGCATTGGCGGGTGTTGGGCGATATACTGCTGATCGGTGTTTTTGGCGGCTTTTTTATTGTACCGCTGTACGCACTGATTCAAACGCGCACCGAACGCGAATTCACTTCACGCGCCATTGCAGCCAATAACATCCTGAACTCGCTCTTTATGGTGATTGCTTCGCTGATGAGCATCGCCTTGCTCAGCGCGGGGTTTAGCTTGCGCGAGCTGCTGCTGATCGTCGCGATCCTCAATATCATCGTTGCGGTGTATATCTACACGCTGATTCCGGAATTCTTGATGCGTTTCTTGATCTGGATGCTCACGCATACGCTGTATCGGGTACGCAAAACCGGGCTGGAGCACATTCCACAGCAAGGTGCGGCTGTACTGGTGTGCAATCATGTCAGCTATATGGATGCTTTGGTGATTGCCGGATCAATCCGCCGCCCGGTGCGCTTTGTGATGGATTATCAGATCTACAAAATTCCGCTGTTCAATTTCATTTTCCGCACTGCGGGCACTATCCCGATCGGCACCGCTAAAGAGAATCCGGAGATCAAGGAAGCGGCCTTTACCGCGATTGCCGATGCGCTGGCGGCCGGTGATCTGGTCGCTATTTTCCCCGAAGGAAGGATTACGAACAACGGCGAGATGTACCGCTTTATGCCGGGCATTGAGCGCATTTTGAAAGAGTCACCCGTACCGGTCATTCCGATGGCGCTGCAAGGTTTGTGGGGCAGCTTTTTCAGTCGCAAAGATGGCGCGGCGATGATGAAGATTCCACGGCGGCTGTTTGCGCGGATTGGATTGGTGATCGATACGCCGATTGCAGCAGAGCAGGCCGATCGGCAAACGCTGGAAGATCAGGTTCGGCGGCTACGCGGCGAGCAGCAATGA
- a CDS encoding DUF1338 domain-containing protein: MSTSTFFAALWADYLALAPQAADIRQLFGGEHVINDHVAFRTFDHSAICLTVLEQPLLELGYRRDAHYEFPDKHLSAWGYIPASADDPLIFLSQLHLAQLSAAAQAIIAPLLAHLPVPCVTGADFFYSGRHWPALSWAQYQALAAESEYAAWLALHGFHANHFTIAVHRLGVSLAEVVDKIAAAGYPMNTAGGVIKGSEDVLLMQAATLAQPVSFDFADAPGQLVPGCYYEFAQRFADESGQLYQGFVAASASRIFESTHLQREWGAT; this comes from the coding sequence ATGTCAACGAGCACATTTTTTGCCGCGCTATGGGCAGACTATCTGGCGCTGGCACCGCAGGCCGCCGATATTCGCCAGCTATTTGGCGGCGAACACGTCATCAACGATCATGTGGCTTTTCGCACTTTTGATCACTCGGCCATTTGCCTCACTGTACTCGAGCAGCCTTTGCTTGAGCTGGGGTATCGACGCGATGCGCATTACGAGTTTCCCGATAAGCATTTGTCGGCTTGGGGCTATATTCCTGCCAGCGCTGATGATCCGCTGATTTTTCTGAGTCAATTGCATCTGGCGCAATTATCGGCCGCTGCACAGGCAATCATCGCGCCCTTACTGGCCCACCTACCAGTGCCATGTGTGACAGGAGCTGACTTTTTCTACTCGGGCCGGCACTGGCCAGCACTCAGCTGGGCACAATATCAGGCACTGGCTGCCGAGAGTGAATACGCGGCCTGGCTGGCCTTGCATGGTTTTCACGCCAATCATTTCACTATTGCAGTGCACCGCCTAGGGGTATCGCTCGCTGAGGTAGTGGATAAAATAGCTGCAGCTGGATACCCTATGAATACGGCTGGCGGCGTGATTAAAGGCAGCGAAGACGTGCTGCTAATGCAAGCCGCCACGCTGGCCCAGCCGGTGTCATTTGATTTTGCCGATGCGCCCGGCCAGTTGGTGCCGGGTTGTTATTACGAATTTGCGCAGCGTTTTGCCGATGAGTCGGGCCAGCTGTATCAAGGCTTTGTGGCGGCCAGCGCCAGCCGCATTTTTGAATCAACGCACTTGCAACGCGAGTGGGGTGCGACATGA
- a CDS encoding saccharopine dehydrogenase C-terminal domain-containing protein, with protein MSAPTPAIPVPIPVTIVGAGKIGSSIAKLLALSGDYQLRVLDPNADALKALHSKVPLETRQIKADEPLLPHLEQQAAVLAATAFDKNPDIARAALQAGCSYFDLTEDTATTQIIRELAQHARAGQIFMPQCGLAPGFIGILAHDMAKRFERVDSVKMRVGALPQYPSNALKYNLTWSTDGLINEYCNPCDAIRHGQLLSVQALEGLEHFALDGLEYEAFNTSGGLGSLCETWLGRVANMDYKTVRYVGHRDLMDFVINGLRMGASPASRQQLKQILEAAIPLTLQDVVLVFVTVSGYLDGQYRQISDARKVYHRQLHGEAWSAIQLTTASAAATALDLHFQGQLPTRGFVSQDAIALDQFLANRFGQHYAIDRYAEEIPV; from the coding sequence ATGAGTGCGCCCACCCCAGCCATTCCCGTTCCCATCCCGGTCACCATTGTGGGCGCAGGCAAAATTGGCAGCAGTATCGCCAAGCTGTTGGCTTTGAGTGGTGACTACCAGCTTCGCGTGCTCGATCCCAATGCCGATGCGCTCAAGGCGCTGCACAGCAAAGTGCCGCTAGAGACGCGGCAAATCAAGGCCGATGAGCCTTTGCTGCCCCATCTGGAGCAGCAGGCCGCCGTGCTTGCCGCCACCGCATTTGATAAAAATCCGGATATTGCCCGAGCCGCGCTGCAAGCCGGGTGCAGCTATTTTGATCTGACCGAAGACACCGCCACCACGCAAATCATCCGTGAGTTGGCGCAACATGCCCGCGCCGGGCAGATTTTCATGCCGCAATGTGGCCTGGCGCCGGGTTTTATCGGCATTCTGGCGCACGATATGGCCAAGCGCTTCGAGCGGGTTGATTCTGTGAAAATGCGCGTTGGTGCGCTGCCGCAATATCCGAGCAATGCCCTGAAATACAATCTGACCTGGTCCACCGACGGCCTGATTAACGAATACTGCAACCCATGTGATGCTATCCGCCACGGCCAGCTGCTTAGCGTTCAGGCGCTGGAAGGGTTGGAGCATTTTGCGCTCGACGGGCTGGAGTACGAGGCCTTCAATACTTCGGGCGGTTTAGGTTCCTTGTGCGAAACCTGGCTGGGGCGTGTGGCCAATATGGATTACAAAACGGTGCGCTACGTCGGGCATCGCGATTTGATGGATTTCGTGATCAATGGGCTGCGGATGGGCGCCAGCCCCGCCAGTCGTCAGCAACTCAAGCAGATTCTGGAGGCGGCTATTCCGCTGACGCTGCAAGACGTTGTGCTGGTCTTTGTCACGGTATCGGGCTATCTCGATGGCCAGTACCGGCAGATTAGCGATGCGCGCAAGGTGTATCACCGCCAGCTGCATGGCGAGGCCTGGAGCGCGATTCAACTCACCACCGCCAGTGCGGCAGCGACGGCGCTGGATCTGCATTTTCAGGGGCAATTGCCCACAAGGGGTTTTGTTAGTCAGGACGCGATTGCGCTTGATCAGTTCCTGGCCAACCGTTTTGGCCAGCATTATGCAATTGATCGCTACGCTGAGGAGATTCCGGTATGA